The following is a genomic window from Nicotiana tabacum cultivar K326 chromosome 3, ASM71507v2, whole genome shotgun sequence.
ATCAGTTTACAATCTTGAATTAAGTAAAGCTAAGGCCGGGAGCTTTGAGTGCATTTTGCTCATCCATCACTCGCCTCACAACCTCAGAATCAACATACCTGCCCATACCTGCAAGGATATTCGAAAGAAGCACATAATCACCACCATATTTGTTTTCCATCTCCATGATCTTCTGCATAACTCTTTCTCCCATATCTGCATTATCATGAAAACTACAAGCTCCCAATAGTGTTCTCCAAATCACAACATTAGACATAGCATTAGGTATCTCCAAAGCTATTTCTTCTGCTTCTACTAACCTACCTTCTCTGCCTAACATGTCTATCAAGCTGCCATAATGCTTAATGTCTGGTTGAATCCCAAACTCATCAACCATCTTCCTGAAAAACTCGAGCCCCTCATCCACTAAACCTCCATGACTGCAAGCATTGAGCATGCTCAAAAACGTTATGCGATTCGGTTCAACACCTGCATCCACCATCATCTGATAACTATCCGAAGCTTCTTTTGCCATCCCATGCATTGCATATCCTGATATTATTGATGTCCATGACACCAAATTCCTTCGTTCATTTAATATATCCTCAAAAACTCTCACAGCATCATCTATGCTTCCACATTTAGCATAAGCATCTACAAGCGAATTCATAACACGGATATCAAAAGCATTAATACCACTTTTCTCCCCGTAAGCATGAACCATTTGGCAACACTCTAAACACCGAACATTCCAAATAGCCGGGAAAATAGCCAAAAGACTCACTTCACTCGGTTTTATCTCCTCGATCACAGCCATTTCGCGGAACAATGACAATGCCTCATCAAACCGACCCATCCTCGTATACCCATCAATAAGCCCCGTCCAAGAAATGACATTCTTCTCCGGCATTGCATCGAACATCGCCCGAGCAACCTTAACATCACCCCATTTAATAGAACCACTGATCAAAGCATTCCAAGTGACAGAATTTCTAACAGGCATTTCATCGAACACCTTCTTCGCTTCCCCAACAAACCCACATTCACCATACATGTTAACCAGAGCAGTTTGCACATAAACATGGGACTCAAATCCATCCTTCAAGCTCAAACAATGAAGCTGTTTCCCAGTACCCCGTTGTGCTAAATTGGCCGATGCTTTGATCAAGAAAGAATATGTAAAGCTATCAAAATATATAACTTTTTGATACTGGAATCGGAGTTTCTGGAAAAGAAAAAAGGCTTCTTGTGGGAAAATACCAAGAGAGTAATGGCGAATTACAGAGTTCCAGAGAGTTAATATGATGGGTATTGAACTTGTGTTGAAGGTATTTTCAGCAGTGGTGAATATTAACTGAGTATGAATCTGTTGAATTGCTCTGCGGTAGTTTTGGTGTCTTTTAACGAGGTTAAGAAGATGATTAACATCTCTGCCCATTAATAGCAGCAAGTTTGCATTTTTAACTATGAGAAAGCTTCTTCTTTGAGCCTTAACGGACTAAATTACCTAgttaaataataacaaaaagcTTTATAAACATTTGTAAGTCACATTAGCGAATATTTGCTGAATGAGATTTGTTAGTCTGATTTGTATGAAATTTTGAATTAGCATTTGTTAGGATCGGCAACCGGGGTAATGGAGAATTTAGCCAAATaatgttataatgacaataacaaagataatgcaagttgataacaacgacaattaaagcatataaagaaaacaccaatttaatgtggttcggttagtgtgacctacgtccacaagcggagaggagcaaatTCACTATagcaacaagagtacaaaagagcgtacaaaattagagtaaatactctaattaatctcAAATACCTCGAGAGAATAatctcacaagatcactccaaagaaaggggaTCATGTAAGTGTTTCCCAACATtcaactctcttacaaaatactctcaaTTACTGAAGGAGgagaagaaacaagaaataaagaagtcttgttggtgtgtctaaaatgaactaatggcatTAACTTGTGCAAATAATATTCACCACATAATGCAAtattttgggtcccaaagaatattgccaacaaggTCTACTTTGCAAATATGTTTATCTATATAATTCCCTCAATCTCATCAATTGTTACACTAGCTTCAgcggtgtcagtatttttgtgctcatttttctttttcttatgtttttttttaaagattttttggTTTATAGCATTTAGagataatgtgacctttcttatgacaatagcaacactttaaattattgtatttagATATTGAGTCggatttgcccctaacaaacaagcaaacttccgcttgagttccactagcttccgCGGTAATATCACTATTtatctgttcttttgattttaagataagAGATATCATCCGTTGCATAAAGCATAGtttctcttatatgcttaaaatatagggggtagagaacaaagcagtaacacagcttgatcctcatATTTAATTTCGGCATCTATattacttaaatccataagaatgAAATTAAAtgtgtcaagatgagagagaatagaggtaccttcacccatacgaattgtataaagcttctgcttcaggtaaagtctattttccattgtcctcttcatatataaggttttcaatttttcccaTATGTCTTTGACAgtggtttctacagaaacttcaTGTAAAACCTCATTTAAGAGGTTTAAGATGATACCTGATTTTGGCTTTTTATCTATGATGGCAACTCCTCGTTCGTTattttatccggcttcttctcATTTCTTTGCAATAccaagtctaagccatcctgaattaggatagcttccatctttaattgccacattccgaagtttgtacttcggtcaaatttctcaatataggtctttgttagagtcattttggctattgaaactaaCTCGG
Proteins encoded in this region:
- the LOC142179329 gene encoding pentatricopeptide repeat-containing protein At1g09220, mitochondrial-like isoform X2, whose product is MGRDVNHLLNLVKRHQNYRRAIQQIHTQLIFTTAENTFNTSSIPIILTLWNSVIRHYSLGIFPQEAFFLFQKLRFQYQKVIYFDSFTYSFLIKASANLAQRGTGKQLHCLSLKDGFESHVYVQTALVNMYGECGFVGEAKKVFDEMPVRNSVTWNALISGSIKWGDVKVARAMFDAMPEKNVISWTGLIDGYTRMGRFDEALSLFREMAVIEEIKPSEVSLLAIFPAIWNVRCLECCQMVHAYGEKSGINAFDIRVMNSLVDAYAKCGSIDDAVRVFEDILNERRNLVSWTSIISGYAMHGMAKEASDSYQMMVDAGVEPNRITFLSMLNACSHGGLVDEGLEFFRKMVDEFGIQPDIKHYGSLIDMLGREGRLVEAEEIALEIPNAMSNVVIWRTLLGACSFHDNADMGERVMQKIMEMENKYGGDYVLLSNILAGMGRSSTE
- the LOC142179329 gene encoding pentatricopeptide repeat-containing protein At1g09220, mitochondrial-like isoform X1 produces the protein MGRDVNHLLNLVKRHQNYRRAIQQIHTQLIFTTAENTFNTSSIPIILTLWNSVIRHYSLGIFPQEAFFLFQKLRFQYQKVIYFDSFTYSFLIKASANLAQRGTGKQLHCLSLKDGFESHVYVQTALVNMYGECGFVGEAKKVFDEMPVRNSVTWNALISGSIKWGDVKVARAMFDAMPEKNVISWTGLIDGYTRMGRFDEALSLFREMAVIEEIKPSEVSLLAIFPAIWNVRCLECCQMVHAYGEKSGINAFDIRVMNSLVDAYAKCGSIDDAVRVFEDILNERRNLVSWTSIISGYAMHGMAKEASDSYQMMVDAGVEPNRITFLSMLNACSHGGLVDEGLEFFRKMVDEFGIQPDIKHYGSLIDMLGREGRLVEAEEIALEIPNAMSNVVIWRTLLGACSFHDNADMGERVMQKIMEMENKYGGDYVLLSNILAGMGRYVDSEVVRRVMDEQNALKAPGLSFT